In the genome of Mugil cephalus isolate CIBA_MC_2020 chromosome 21, CIBA_Mcephalus_1.1, whole genome shotgun sequence, one region contains:
- the LOC124999419 gene encoding alpha-1-antitrypsin homolog yields MRGIFASCVLTALLLAVAWADHHHHHHHHDHRSGHSQEHEHSCHQLSAPNADFAFGLYKSLNAKVAAGKNIFFSPLGISTALSMVSDGARGDTHSQLFSSLGYSTLNQTQVNEGYEHLFHLLGQSQESQQLDVGNAVAVRNGFSPLKKFLDDIKQFYSGAIFNVDFTKSEEAAAEINQLISSKTKGMIKDMVKDLDPAMAMVLINYVYFRGQWEKPFDANMTQKADFHVDDTTKVQVDMMKRTGRYDFYQDSENHTSVVMLPYKGNTSMMIVLPDEGKMKEVEDSICKDHLLHWHDSLFRNNVNLHMPKFSISAQASLEDTLKEMGIKDAFADNADFSGISEEVKLQVSKVSHQAVLSVDETGTEAAAATTIEVMPMSMPETIALNRPFMVFILEHSTRSILFMGKINNPTAM; encoded by the exons ATGCGAGGTATCTTTGCTAGTTGTGTACTGACAGCACTGCTGCTGGCAGTAGCCTGGgcagaccaccaccaccaccaccaccaccacgaccACCGGTCTGGACACAGCCAAGAGCATGAGCATAGCTGCCACCAGCTGTCAGCTCCCAATGCTGACTTTGCCTTTGGCCTCTACAAAAGTCTGAATGCCAAAGTTGCTGCTGGAAAGAACATCTTCTTCTCACCGCTGGGAATCTCCACCGCCCTGTCCATGGTGTCTGACGGAGCTCGTGGTGATACCCACAGCCAGCTGTTCTCCAGCTTGGGCTACAGCACCTTGAACCAGACTCAGGTCAATGAAGGCTATGAGCATCTTTTCCACTTGCTTGGACAGAGTCAGGAGAGCCAGCAGCTGGATGTTGGCAACGCTGTCGCAGTGCGCAATGGTTTCAGTCCTCTGAAGAAGTTCCTGGATGATATCAAGCAATTTTACTCCGGTGCGATCTTCAATGTCGACTTTACCAAAAGTGAGGAGGCTGCAGCTGAGATCAACCAATTAATTTCCAGTAAAACAAAAGGCATGATCAAAGACATGGTGAAGGACTTGGACCCTGCAATGGCCATGGTGCTGATCAACTATGTCTACTTCAGAG GACAGTGGGAGAAACCCTTCGATGCCAACATGACACAAAAGGCAGACTTCCATGTGGACGACACCACCAAAGTTCAGGTGGACATGATGAAGAGGACAGGGCGGTACGACTTCTATCAGGACAGCGAGAACCACACCTCTGTCGTCATGCTGCCCTACAAAGGCAACACCTCAATGATGATCGTCCTGCCTGATGAAGGCAAGATGAAGGAAGTGGAGGACTCCATCTGCAAGGACCATCTCCTGCACTGGCATGACTCACTCTTCAGGAA TAACGTGAATCTTCATATGCCGAAATTTTCAATCTCAGCTCAAGCTTCCCTGGAAGACACACTTAAGGAAATGGGAATAAAAGATGCTTTTGCAGACAACGCTGATTTTTCTGGAATCTCCGAGGAGGTCAAGCTCCAAGTGTCAAAG GTCTCTCACCAGGCTGTGCTGAGCGTGGATGAAACTGgaacagaggcagcagctgccaCTACCATCGAGGTCATGCCCATGAGTATGCCTGAAACTATAGCACTCAACAGACCCTTCATGGTCTTCATCCTGGAGCACTCAACAAGGAGCATCCTCTTCATGGGAAAGATCAACAACCCCACAGCTATGTAA
- the LOC124999567 gene encoding alpha-1-antiproteinase-like: MRNQARKAREEAMMSVHSFTFVTLLALLTCSSAYRSAVPKPDKLFSRPVRSEREATRQQLNISALNTALAFEPYRDLATRTTAEPGTQQQQQQHNILFSPLGLASALALLCQVSGSESRSQALEALGVAANSTEQSVEVTIAALADLLRSLTLLEGGGRGGVQKAPSAGGAGTDARIGGATAGVGKGGENAGERSDDAEGRKGTKNGVNAGHLRVWSSLHADGKPSLDYESFLSRPQLTEPPVFNISSETLKELQTSGKLIVNNYVYFKGLLPFELRHTVLRRFQLNATANAEVITMFKDDSSEVMMLYDTNCSATVVRLAHSERLASLLLLPKAELQPLEDCLSDSRMSFWLNNLKPGRAEIRFPKFRLRKSYSLESLLRKAGVLTAFSRSADFSGTSQKMLKLTKTHHEVMLEVEETKSEDRGRPGIMLDFSVPPRITFDRPFMILIYDDLTGLVLFIGRIIDPTDV; the protein is encoded by the exons ATGCGCAATCAAGCCAGGAAGGCGAGAGAAGAAGCGATGATGTCTGTGCATAGTTTTACATTTGTTACACTGCTAGCATTGTTAACGTGTTCCTCAGCGTATAGGTCAGCTGTTCCAAAGCCTGACAAACTCTTCAGCAGGCCTGTGCGAAGCGAAAGAGAGGCCACTCGGCAACAGCTCAACATATCAGCCCTTAACACAGCGCTGGCCTTTGAACCATACCGTGACCTGGCCACCAGGACCACTGCTGAGCCCGGtacccagcagcagcaacagcagcacaacatcTTGTTCTCACCCTTGGGCCTGGCGTCAGCTCTGGCTCTGCTGTGCCAAGTCTCTGGGTCCGAGAGTCGGAGCCAGGCCCTGGAGGCCCTGGGGGTGGCAGCCAACTCTACAGAGCAGAGCGTGGAGGTCACCATAGCTGCTCTTGCAGATCTGCTGCGTAGCCTCACCCTCCTGGAGGGCGGGGGCAGAGGTGGGGTCCAGAAAGCACCGTCTGCGGGTGGAGCTGGGACAGATGCTAGGATTGGTGGGGCCACGGCAGGGgtgggaaaaggaggagagaatgCCGGGGAGAGAAGTGATGACGCAGAGGGTAGGAAAGGGACTAAGAATGGAGTTAATGCTGGTCACCTAAGAGTGTGGAGCAGCCTGCATGCTGATGGAAAACCCTCACTTGACTATGAGAGCTTTTTGTCCAGGCCACAGCTCACTGAGCCCCCTGTCTTCAACATCAGTTCTGAGACGTTAAAAGAGTTGCAAACCTCCGGCAAACTTATAGTCAACAATTACGTATATTTCAAAG GTCTTCTGCCATTTGAGCTCCGCCACACGGTGCTACGGCGCTTCCAGCTGAATGCTACGGCTAACGCGGAAGTCATCACGATGTTCAAGGATGACTCTTCTGAAGTGATGATGCTGTACGACACCAACTGCTCAGCCACAGTGGTGCGGCTTGCACATTCAGAACGTCtggcctctctcctcctgcttcccAAAGCTGAGCTGCAGCCGCTGGAGGACTGCCTCTCAGACAGCCGCATGAGCTTTTGGCTCAACAACCTGAAGCCGGG GCGGGCAGAAATCCGTTTCCCCAAGTTTCGGCTGAGGAAATCCTACAGTTTAGAGAGCCTCCTGAGGAAGGCTGGAGTCTTGACTGCTTTCTCCCGCTCAGCCGACTTCTCTGGAACATCACAGAAGATGCTCAAACTTACCAAG ACTCATCATGAGGTTATGCTGGAGGTGGAAGAGACCAAGTCCGAAGATAGGGGGAGACCTGGCATCATGCTCGACTTCTCTGTCCCTCCAAGAATAACCTTTGACAGACCATTCATGATTCTAATCTATGATGATCTCACAGGGCTCGTCCTCTTCATCGGGAGAATTATTGATCCCACAGATGTCTAG
- the clmnb gene encoding dystrophin, isoforms A/C/F/G/H isoform X1, whose protein sequence is MRMQDTWDSQEKPTGQISDHYTQLQDERKAVQKRTFTRWMNVFLNRCDPPLEVHDLFVDIQDGRILMALLEELSGCKLLYRFRSSSHRIFRLNNISKALAFLDDRHVRLFGIDASGIADGTPSVVLNLAWNIILHFQVKEVTRGLQRHLSSSLSSLSVGSYPSCDDLSPQSDDPDSYSCNTLPSKGRKASREPKYHGKAINTLLQWVQRCTSKYGVDVTDFGKGWRSGLAFLAMIKSINPDLVDLWDSLSREPKENIQQAFIIAHQSLDVPPLLEPEDVICASPDERSIITYVSMFLGHISGVDEGHTTETEVPHIHSFGLLESVRFGETLADDPQAQALLKSLGKSSEQLLWKRWSRRSSGSPSTTFLPTNTVVTSSFSSNSSSQSITDQRTANDAILVFNKKKGRCRSVFQPPSPLDTGVVSKEIQSWMEKGLDRSYSNRRVDESYFSISSEEGIYTLSALDSDEEDAYSYILDLNKEVFQTYSQFKNNVPKVEEETAEEMNEELKHLEASEMFIGDECKHKEGFLPSNSDFELESNVRAQSVIYSEFDLDKNKSSLTEMINNRDDLEPVGSGCKEGFEEDNVVRRHSNDNGSYCEEERGKRLQDARKDEYDTRENDAKTVEASEKRRVQEDLRKFEEGQDLRKEGYVKEEEKRNLKNVMLESFKVEINGKVLVERISAARINAEEYGWGDNVAKRHLTKTGRDEEKMGNTAEAHSESYETPDGKDRELLFRKHKDLTTIGRPIETSKVHDTDGGDHIHDDDQSWIPACGATSQSFSGEGFLLQSLASSCDLTPLELQMLLVLWILLYCCLILSQMNP, encoded by the exons ATGAGAATGCAGGACACCTGGGATTCACAGGAGAAACCGACGGGACAGATCAGTGATCACTATACGCAGCTCCAAG ATGAGAGAAAAGCAGTGCAGAAGAGGACCTTCACCAGATGGATGAATGTGTTTCTGAACAGA TGTGATCCTCCACTTGAAGTGCACGACCTGTTTGTTGACATTCAGGATGGCAGAATACTCATGGCCCTGCTGGAGGAGCTGTCTGGGTGCAAACTG CTTTACAGGTTCAGGTCGTCTTCTCATCGCATTTTCAGGCTGAACAACATTTCCAAGGCCCTAGCTTTCCTAGATGATCGACAC GTGAGACTGTTTGGCATCGATGCCTCCGGTATTGCTGATGGCACCCCTTCTGTTGTACTTAACCTTGCCTGGAACATCATTCTTCATTTCCAG GTAAAGGAGGTAACCAGAGGCCTCCAGAGGCATTTGTCTTCTAGCCTCTCTTCCTTATCAGTAGGCAGTTACCCTTCCTGTGATGACCTCTCACCGCAGTCAGATGACCCTGACAGCTACTCCTGTAACACTCTGCCAAGCAAAGGCCGAAAGGCTTCCAGGGAACCAAAGTACCATGGGAAAGCAATCAACACACTCCTGCAGTGGGTTCAAAGATGCACATCTAA GTACGGGGTGGATGTGACTGACTTTGGAAAGGGCTGGAGGAGTGGTCTGGCATTCCTTGCTATGATTAAGTCCATAAACCCAGACTTGGTTGACCTATGGGACAGCTTGTCCAGAGAgccaaaagaaaatattcagcaGGCCTTCATAATAGCCCATCAGAGTTTGGATGTACCGCCTCTCCTGGAGCCTGAAG ATGTGATATGTGCCTCACCAGATGAGAGGTCCATCATAACCTACGTGTCTATGTTCCTGGGACATATTTCAGGCGTAGATGAG GGTCAcacaacagaaactgaagttCCTCATATTCACAGTTTTGGATTACTTGAGTCAGTCAGGTTTGGCGAGACCCTTGCTGATGACCCACAAGCCCAAGCTTTGCTTAAAAGCTTGGGAAAGAGCAGTGAGCAGTTGCTCTGGAAGCGGTGGTCCAGGAGATCTTCGGGGAGTCCCAGTACAACTTTCCTTCCCACCAACACAGTGGTCACCTCCAGCTTTTCCTCCAACAGCAGTAGCCAAAGCATTACTGATCAACGTACGGCCAATGATGCCATCTTGGTGTTCAACAAAAAGAAAGGCAGGTGTCGAAGTGTTTTTCAGCCACCCAGTCCACTGGACACGGGCGTAGTAAGCAAGGAGATCCAATCGTGGATGGAAAAGGGTTTAGATCGGAGCTACAGCAATCGAAGAGTCGATGAAAGTTACTTTTCCATAAGCTCTGAGGAGGGAATCTACACCTTGTCAGCACTGGACTCAGATGAGGAGGATGCCTACAGCTACATTCTAGATCTGAATAAAGAGGTTTTTCAAACATACAGTCAGTTTAAAAACAATGTCCCAAaggttgaagaggaaacagcagaggaaatgaatgaagagtTGAAACACCTGGAAGCATCTGAGATGTTTATTGGCGATGAATGTAAACACAAGGAAGGATTCCTTCCATCAAATTCAGATTTTGAGCTAGAATCAAACGTCAGGGCTCAGTCAGTGATTTACAGTGAGTTTGATTTGGATAAGAATAAAAGTAGCCTCACAGAGATGATAAACAATAGAGATGACTTGGAGCCAGTTGGAAGTGGATGCAAAGAGGGATTTGAAGAGGACAATGTAGTTAGGAGACACAGTAATGATAATGGCAGTTATTGTGAAGAAGAAAGGGGCAAGAGGCTGCAAGATGCTAGGAAGGATGAATATGACACAAGAGAAAATGATGCAAAGACTGTTGAGGCAAGTGAGAAGAGAAGAGTACAGGAAGATCTGAGAAAATTTGAGGAAGGGCAGGATTTAAGGAAAGAAGGCTATgtaaaggaagaagagaagagaaatctaaaaaaTGTGATGTTGGAAAGTTTTAAGgtagaaataaatggaaaagtgTTGGTTGAAAGGATCAGCGCAGCTCGAATTAACGCAGAAGAATACGGTTGGGGAGACAACGTGGCAAAAAGGCATTTAACCAAGACTGGTCGAGACGAAGAAAAGATGGGCAACACTGCTGAAGCACATTCTGAGTCTTATGAAACACCAGATGGGAAAGATAGGGAGCTACTgttcaggaaacacaaagatcTGACAACAATAGGCCGTCCTATAGAAACAAGTAAAGTACATGACACTGATGGAGGTGATCACATCCATGATGATGACCAGAGTTGGATTCCTGCCTGCGGTGCAacttctcagtcattcag TGGGGAAGGATTCCTCCTTCAGTCTTTAGCATCCTCTTGTGACTTGACTCCATTAGAGCTGCAAATGCTCTTGGTCCTGTGGATCCTGCTCTACTGCTGCCTCATCCTATCTCAGATGAACCCCTGA
- the clmnb gene encoding dystrophin, isoforms A/C/F/G/H isoform X2, whose amino-acid sequence MAEYSWPCWRSCLGANWLNNISKALAFLDDRHVRLFGIDASGIADGTPSVVLNLAWNIILHFQVKEVTRGLQRHLSSSLSSLSVGSYPSCDDLSPQSDDPDSYSCNTLPSKGRKASREPKYHGKAINTLLQWVQRCTSKYGVDVTDFGKGWRSGLAFLAMIKSINPDLVDLWDSLSREPKENIQQAFIIAHQSLDVPPLLEPEDVICASPDERSIITYVSMFLGHISGVDEGHTTETEVPHIHSFGLLESVRFGETLADDPQAQALLKSLGKSSEQLLWKRWSRRSSGSPSTTFLPTNTVVTSSFSSNSSSQSITDQRTANDAILVFNKKKGRCRSVFQPPSPLDTGVVSKEIQSWMEKGLDRSYSNRRVDESYFSISSEEGIYTLSALDSDEEDAYSYILDLNKEVFQTYSQFKNNVPKVEEETAEEMNEELKHLEASEMFIGDECKHKEGFLPSNSDFELESNVRAQSVIYSEFDLDKNKSSLTEMINNRDDLEPVGSGCKEGFEEDNVVRRHSNDNGSYCEEERGKRLQDARKDEYDTRENDAKTVEASEKRRVQEDLRKFEEGQDLRKEGYVKEEEKRNLKNVMLESFKVEINGKVLVERISAARINAEEYGWGDNVAKRHLTKTGRDEEKMGNTAEAHSESYETPDGKDRELLFRKHKDLTTIGRPIETSKVHDTDGGDHIHDDDQSWIPACGATSQSFSGEGFLLQSLASSCDLTPLELQMLLVLWILLYCCLILSQMNP is encoded by the exons ATGGCAGAATACTCATGGCCCTGCTGGAGGAGCTGTCTGGGTGCAAACTG GCTGAACAACATTTCCAAGGCCCTAGCTTTCCTAGATGATCGACAC GTGAGACTGTTTGGCATCGATGCCTCCGGTATTGCTGATGGCACCCCTTCTGTTGTACTTAACCTTGCCTGGAACATCATTCTTCATTTCCAG GTAAAGGAGGTAACCAGAGGCCTCCAGAGGCATTTGTCTTCTAGCCTCTCTTCCTTATCAGTAGGCAGTTACCCTTCCTGTGATGACCTCTCACCGCAGTCAGATGACCCTGACAGCTACTCCTGTAACACTCTGCCAAGCAAAGGCCGAAAGGCTTCCAGGGAACCAAAGTACCATGGGAAAGCAATCAACACACTCCTGCAGTGGGTTCAAAGATGCACATCTAA GTACGGGGTGGATGTGACTGACTTTGGAAAGGGCTGGAGGAGTGGTCTGGCATTCCTTGCTATGATTAAGTCCATAAACCCAGACTTGGTTGACCTATGGGACAGCTTGTCCAGAGAgccaaaagaaaatattcagcaGGCCTTCATAATAGCCCATCAGAGTTTGGATGTACCGCCTCTCCTGGAGCCTGAAG ATGTGATATGTGCCTCACCAGATGAGAGGTCCATCATAACCTACGTGTCTATGTTCCTGGGACATATTTCAGGCGTAGATGAG GGTCAcacaacagaaactgaagttCCTCATATTCACAGTTTTGGATTACTTGAGTCAGTCAGGTTTGGCGAGACCCTTGCTGATGACCCACAAGCCCAAGCTTTGCTTAAAAGCTTGGGAAAGAGCAGTGAGCAGTTGCTCTGGAAGCGGTGGTCCAGGAGATCTTCGGGGAGTCCCAGTACAACTTTCCTTCCCACCAACACAGTGGTCACCTCCAGCTTTTCCTCCAACAGCAGTAGCCAAAGCATTACTGATCAACGTACGGCCAATGATGCCATCTTGGTGTTCAACAAAAAGAAAGGCAGGTGTCGAAGTGTTTTTCAGCCACCCAGTCCACTGGACACGGGCGTAGTAAGCAAGGAGATCCAATCGTGGATGGAAAAGGGTTTAGATCGGAGCTACAGCAATCGAAGAGTCGATGAAAGTTACTTTTCCATAAGCTCTGAGGAGGGAATCTACACCTTGTCAGCACTGGACTCAGATGAGGAGGATGCCTACAGCTACATTCTAGATCTGAATAAAGAGGTTTTTCAAACATACAGTCAGTTTAAAAACAATGTCCCAAaggttgaagaggaaacagcagaggaaatgaatgaagagtTGAAACACCTGGAAGCATCTGAGATGTTTATTGGCGATGAATGTAAACACAAGGAAGGATTCCTTCCATCAAATTCAGATTTTGAGCTAGAATCAAACGTCAGGGCTCAGTCAGTGATTTACAGTGAGTTTGATTTGGATAAGAATAAAAGTAGCCTCACAGAGATGATAAACAATAGAGATGACTTGGAGCCAGTTGGAAGTGGATGCAAAGAGGGATTTGAAGAGGACAATGTAGTTAGGAGACACAGTAATGATAATGGCAGTTATTGTGAAGAAGAAAGGGGCAAGAGGCTGCAAGATGCTAGGAAGGATGAATATGACACAAGAGAAAATGATGCAAAGACTGTTGAGGCAAGTGAGAAGAGAAGAGTACAGGAAGATCTGAGAAAATTTGAGGAAGGGCAGGATTTAAGGAAAGAAGGCTATgtaaaggaagaagagaagagaaatctaaaaaaTGTGATGTTGGAAAGTTTTAAGgtagaaataaatggaaaagtgTTGGTTGAAAGGATCAGCGCAGCTCGAATTAACGCAGAAGAATACGGTTGGGGAGACAACGTGGCAAAAAGGCATTTAACCAAGACTGGTCGAGACGAAGAAAAGATGGGCAACACTGCTGAAGCACATTCTGAGTCTTATGAAACACCAGATGGGAAAGATAGGGAGCTACTgttcaggaaacacaaagatcTGACAACAATAGGCCGTCCTATAGAAACAAGTAAAGTACATGACACTGATGGAGGTGATCACATCCATGATGATGACCAGAGTTGGATTCCTGCCTGCGGTGCAacttctcagtcattcag TGGGGAAGGATTCCTCCTTCAGTCTTTAGCATCCTCTTGTGACTTGACTCCATTAGAGCTGCAAATGCTCTTGGTCCTGTGGATCCTGCTCTACTGCTGCCTCATCCTATCTCAGATGAACCCCTGA
- the prkrip1 gene encoding PRKR-interacting protein 1 homolog, with product MAAPTQKNNKPGKPGGKEARPLVIAKTPAEEQRLKLERLMRNPDKAAPIPDRPKDWNPRAPPEFVRDVMGSSAGAGSGEFHVYRHLRRREYQRQDFLDKMALKQDKEQEYLDKVEQNKQAADERTAKRRKKREKLKLKKLMAKKAKLEDKNKKEDGEEKSSDSSEDEQEEEREADDDAEAPSFIMGRK from the coding sequence ATGGCGGCGCCaacacaaaagaacaacaaaccaGGGAAACCTGGAGGAAAAGAGGCTCGGCCTCTTGTAATCGCCAAGACTCCAGCGGAGGAACAGCGTCTGAAGTTGGAGAGGTTGATGCGAAATCCGGATAAGGCGGCTCCTATCCCAGACCGGCCGAAAGACTGGAACCCGCGGGCTCCGCCGGAGTTCGTCCGGGATGTGATGGGCTCCAGCGCTGGCGCAGGCAGCGGAGAGTTCCACGTTTACCGGCACCTCCGCCGCAGAGAGTACCAGAGGCAAGACTTTCTGGACAAGATGGCTTTGAAGCAAGATAAGGAACAAGAGTACCTTGATAAAGTGGAGCAGAACAAGCAGGCAGCCGACGAGAGGACGGCGAAGCGCAGGAAGAAGCGAGAAAAGCTGAAGCTGAAAAAGCTGATGGCGAAGAAAGCTAAACTggaggataaaaacaagaaagaagacGGCGAGGAGAAGAGCTCGGACAGCAGTGAGGacgagcaggaagaagaaagagaggctGACGACGACGCCGAGGCCCCCAGCTTCATCATGGGGAGGAAATGA
- the glrx5 gene encoding glutaredoxin-related protein 5, mitochondrial encodes MNSLMRYTARCLRTGAAVCLPRQADGRVSVASARLLCAAADLQKDLGEMVKKDKVVVFMKGTPAQPMCGFSNAVVQILRMHGVDDYAAYNVLDDQDLRQGVKVFSNWPTIPQVYFNGEFVGGCDILLQMHQNGDLVEELKKLGIHSALQNAEKESK; translated from the exons ATGAACAGTTTAATGAGATATACTGCTCGGTGTCTGCGGACTGGGGCGGCGGTCTGTCTCCCAAGACAAGCGGACGGACGCGTGTCGGTGGCCTCGGCCCGGCTCCTGTGTGCGGCGGCGGATCTCCAGAAGGACCTTGGTGAGATGGTGAAGAAGGACAAAGTAGTGGTGTTTATGAAAGGGACTCCCGCCCAGCCCATGTGCGGTTTCAGCAATGCCGTGGTCCAGATTCTCCGGATGCACGGGGTGGACGACTATGCTGCCTACAACGTGTTAGATGACCAGGACCTCAGGCAAG GAGTCAAGGTCTTCTCCAACTGGCCCACAATCCCTCAGGTCTACTTCAATGGCGAGTTTGTGGGAGGCTGCGACATCCTGCTCCAGATGCACCAGAACGGAGACctggtggaggagctgaagaagctggGCATCCACTCTGCTCTGCAGAACGCCGAGAAAGAATCCAAGTAA